A genomic window from Phoenix dactylifera cultivar Barhee BC4 chromosome 7, palm_55x_up_171113_PBpolish2nd_filt_p, whole genome shotgun sequence includes:
- the LOC120111368 gene encoding alpha-humulene synthase-like — protein sequence MSSSVAMEAHGSTQHSSVPCNGDGTIRCLANYHPTVWGDYFIENYPLLSNLQKSEACIGKRIGELKEEVKNLLQNANDHLQEMELIDALQRLGVAYHFEKEIDEILSQIYHAHIEGEDLHAVALRFRLLRQHGYNISTNIFIKFKEVEGGFNATLRNDVKGLLSLYEAAYLGTLEDDILDEALNFAKVHLKSMERQMRTPLATRVLDALEMPLHRRMGRLEAKNYISIYQEDERRINEVLELAKLDFHMLQSIHREEVRSISMWWKALGLAKKLTFSRDRVVECYFWILGVYFEPHYSRARIYMTKVIALLSIMDDIYDNYGTVEELQTYTKVIQRWDIEAADQLEEVFKLHFLNLYNTVKEFEDELAEEGNSYRVDYLKESLKKLSRAYFEEAKWRDEGYEPPLKEYLNVSLISSACPVLSCASFVGMGEEATKEAFDWVTSFPRIIKAISMICRLLDDVVSNEFEQERKHVSSAVQCYVKEHGTSVQEACEKLLGMIEDEWKILNQECLNMAAMPTSLIMRIINFIRTMETIYRKYDSYTHALDTMKDHITSLLVEPIAF from the exons ATGTCGAGCAGCGTGGCGATGGAAGCCCACGGATCTACACAGCATTCTTCAGTGCCATGCAATGGCGATGGAACCATTCGCTGTCTTGCAAACTACCACCCTACCGTTTGGGGTGATTACTTCATTGAAAACTATCCATTACTTTCGAATCTTCAG AAATCAGAGGCATGTATTGGAAAGAGGATAGGAGAGCTAAAAGAGGAAGTAAAGAACTTGCTACAAAATGCTAATGATCACTTGCAAGAGATGGAATTAATTGATGCACTTCAACGCCTGGGAGTGGCATATCACTTTGAAAAGGAAATAGATGAGATactaagccaaatatatcatgcCCATATTGAGGGTGAAGATTTGCATGCTGTTGCCCTCCGCTTTCGACTCTTGAGACAGCATGGCTATAACATATCCACGA ATATTTTTATCAAGTTCAAAGAAGTTGAAGGGGGTTTCAATGCTACCTTAAGAAATGATGTGAAGGGTTTGTTAAGCCTATATGAAGCTGCTTATCTTGGCACCCTAGAAGATGATATATTGGATGAAGCACTTAATTTTGCAAAAGTCCATCTCAAGTCCATGGAAAGGCAGATGAGAACACCTCTTGCAACACGAGTATTAGATGCCCTTGAGATGCCTTTACATAGGAGAATGGGGAGGTTAGAGGCAAAGAATTATATCTCCATTTaccaagaagatgagagacgAATTAATGAGGTACTGGAGCTCgcaaagttggattttcatatGCTGCAATCAATTCATAGAGAAGAAGTCAGGAGCATCTCCAT GTGGTGGAAAGCACTTGGCCTTGCGAAAAAGCTAACCTTCAGCAGGGACAGAGTAGTCGAGTGTTATTTTTGGATTCTTGGGGTATATTTTGAGCCTCATTATTCTCGAGCTCGAATTTATATGACAAAGGTGATCGCTTTACTCTCAATCATGGATGATATCTATGATAATTATGGAACGGTAGAGGAACTCCAGACATATACTAAAGTAATCCAAAG GTGGGACATAGAGGCAGCGGATCAGCTAGAGGAGGTCTTTAAACTCCATTTCCTTAATCTATATAACACAGTCAAGGAATTTGAGGACGAGCTCGCAGAGGAGGGAAACTCCTATAGAGTGGACTATCTTAAAGAATCA CTCAAAAAATTATCGAGGGCTTATTTTGAAGAAGCCAAATGGAGGGATGAAGGTTACGAGCCACCTCTTAAAGAATATCTGAATGTTTCACTGATCTCCTCTGCCTGTCCTGTACTATCATGTGCTTCTTTTGTTGGCATGGGAGAAGAAGCAACGAAGGAGGCATTCGATTGGGTTACAAGCTTCCCAAGAATCATAAAGGCTATATCCATGATCTGCCGGCTCCTGGATGATGTTGTATCCAATGAG TTTGAACAAGAGAGGAAGCATGTCTCATCGGCTGTCCAGTGCTACGTTAAAGAGCATGGCACTTCAGTGCAGGAGGCATGTGAGAAGCTACTGGGGATGATCGAAGATGAATGGAAAATTCTGAACCAGGAGTGTCTTAATATGGCTGCCATGCCAACGTCTTTGATCATGCGGATCATCAACTTCATACGAACGATGGAAACCATATACAGGAAGTATGATTCATACACGCACGCTTTGGATACAATGAAAGATCATATCACATCATTGCTAGTCGAGCCCATTGCCTTCTGA